Proteins encoded in a region of the Anopheles ziemanni chromosome 2, idAnoZiCoDA_A2_x.2, whole genome shotgun sequence genome:
- the LOC131281231 gene encoding CKLF-like MARVEL transmembrane domain-containing protein 4 produces MGEFTQTATVTQQETVVQPYIRYDPEYLRTIPGIVKIVCIVLSLIGFICIEFSYFSYRPQGSFFNTVAMLGFWFSGIMLVFYLFHACEKFHKIPWLKIELYFCVAWTLLYMIASSVAAATSIGAFQAAAFFGYCAMVGYGVDSFLKFQAVRAGEIAQGSRTVHVQQQQTVSTLTA; encoded by the exons ATGGGAGAATTCACACAAACCGCCACCGTAACGCAGCAAGAAACGGTCGTGCAGCCATACATACGCTATGATCCAGAGTACCTCCGCACCATCCCGGGAATAGTGAAAATTGTGTGCATCGTGCTGAGTCTTATCGGGTTCATCTGCATCGAGTTTTCGTACTTTAGCTACCGCCCGCAAGGGTCCTTCTTCAATACGGTCGCCATGCTTGGGTTCTGGTTCAGTGGCATCATGCTGGTGTTCTATCTGTTCCACGCTTGCGAAAAGTTTCACAAAATCCCCtggctaaaaatagaactgtATTTCTGTGTCGCGTGGACATTACTGTATATGATAGCGTCCTCCGTTGCGGCCGCCACCAGCATTGGAGCATTTCAAGCTGCTGCG ttTTTTGGATACTGTGCCATGGTTGGTTACGGCGTGGACTCATTTCTAAAGTTCCAAGCCGTCCGGGCGGGTGAGATTGCTCAGGGATCCCGAACCGTCCACGTCCAACAGCAACAGACCGTTTCAACTTTAACGGCATAG
- the LOC131294840 gene encoding T-cell activation inhibitor, mitochondrial: MYIFFRKCTSRHPVSGALQFHRMISSSEVATALRPFYFAVHPDLFGRYPQQRQVNEDSLKLLSAHLESLLNQQRILPTTPRSLPFYIRASNAPEDRGTFNLIKVPLERTVDAKLLLRRILESCNLSTEYVDKMPSTKNSTSTGTYTGDFQQQQQQNSFYYRKRSEYNFGKERADEEEAPFEKEFDLFQFRMKKVRENETLKKWLRKHVITATVRTKALQELQEEVEKLREDVTKRLGLREIIYDCGWNVEHFRGCLKSLEKLAELHPGALDGLKDRTLVFAAYTGVSLEGHVMLFTGDVQRNWLELIKTIDKHDSYLKKLPAYEYALSQVLRNIRIGRRKFMPKAQAMAYASHLRKITTALLDYLGRSKFPKAWPQDLSKFELVVESEAGPLMVSPTGQLIVPATCPGSLLVDFLTNHLAEALDKQNSYDSQKHIERDLHARCVAQFRLLTLTKDDSVTPDRMIECLEKLLSEGATGLELADLNLTITTYYSVLADGTVCIPWDWKH, encoded by the exons ATGTACATTTTCTTCAGAAAGTG TACGAGCCGACATCCGGTCTCGGGGGCCCTCCAGTTTCATCGGATGATCAGTTCGTCGGAGGTGGCAACGGCCTTGCGCCCGTTCTATTTCGCCGTACATCCGGATCTCTTCGGACGCTATCCTCAGCAGCGTCAGGTGAACGAAGACTCTCTAAAGTTACTTAGTGCTCATCTGGAATCGCTACTAAACCAGCAAAGGATTCTTCCAACAACGCCCCGGTCACTGCCATTTTATATCCGAGCATCGAATGCCCCGGAGGACCGAGGCACGTTTAACCTTATCAAAGTTCCCTTGGAACGGACCGTAGACGCtaagctgctgctgcggcgaaTCCTGGAATCCTGCAATCTCTCGACCGAATATGTCgacaaaatgccttctactaAAAATAGCACGTCGACGGGAACGTATACCGGTGAttttcagcaacagcagcaacaaaactCGTTCTATTATCGCAAACGATCGGAATATAATTTCGGAAAGGAACGAGCTGATGAAGAGGAGGCACCTTTCGAGAAGGAGTTTGATCTGTTTCAATTTAGAATGAAAAAGGTACGGGAAAATGAAACGCTCAA AAAGTGGCTTCGAAAGCATGTCATCACGGCAACGGTCCGCACGAAGGCCCTCCAGGAGCTACAGGAAGAGGTCGAGAAACTGCGCGAAGACGTAACAAAGCGGCTAGGGCTACGGGAAATCATATACGATTGCGGATGGAACGTGGAACACTTTCGTGGCTGCCTGAAGAGTTTGGAGAAGCTTGCCGAACTGCATCCGGGAGCATTGGATGGGCTGAAGGATCGAACGCTGGTATTTGCTGCTTATACGGGCGTTAGTCTCGAAGGTCATGTGATGCTGTTCACGGGAGACGTCCAACGGAACTGGCTGGAG CTTATCAAAACGATCGATAAACATGATAGCTATCTGAAGAAGCTGCCAGCTTACGAGTACGCACTGTCGCAGGTGCTCCGAAACATTCGAATTGGCCGGCGAAAGTTTATGCCCAAGGCACAAGCGATGGCCTATGCGTCGCATCTACGCAAGATAACGACCGCACTGCTGGACTACCTGGGCCGTTCGAAGTTTCCCAAAGCGTGGCCACAAGATTTGTCAAAGTTCGAGCTGGTTGTCGAATCGGAAGCAGGTCCGCTCATGGTAAGCCCGACGGGGCAGCTCATTGTGCCGGCCACCTGCCCGGGATCACTGCTGGTGGACTTCCTTACCAACCATCTCGCCGAAGCCTTGGACAAGCAGAACTCGTACGACAGCCAGAAGCACATCGAACGGGATCTGCACGCACGGTGCGTTGCACAATTTCGGCTGCTAACGCTAACGAAGGATGACTCCGTCACACCGGATCGGATGATTGAATGTCTCGAAAAGCTGCTCTCAGAAGGAGCGACGGGTTTGGAGCTTGCGGACTTGAATCTAACCATCACCACGTACTACTCAGTACTGGCCGATGGGACGGTTTGCATACCGTGGGACTGGAAGCACTAG
- the LOC131281452 gene encoding ER membrane protein complex subunit 5 gives MAVFNKIQIVLGFLSLLHAAYSAAQHRAYLRITEQEFSQLPIDIIFQAIASLLYIIYNILQVVGDFKEIRAAVDLQAKSWETFSNIPSFYTFNHRGKALSPVYEQPHPGLVEAYERDYDSSD, from the exons ATGgctgttttcaataaaattcagATTGTTCTAGGGTTTTTATCGTTGCTGCATGCAGCCTATTCTGCAGCTCAGC atcgtgcgtatctccgaatcacAGAGCAAGAATTTTCCCAGCTCCCGATAGAT ATTATCTTCCAAGCAATCGCAAGCTTGCTGTACATTATCTACAACATTCTGCAAGTGGTgggagactttaaagagattcGCGCCGCCGTAGATTTGCAagctaagtcttgggaaacgtTTTCGAATATTCCATCGTTCTATACGTTCAACCATCGCGGTAAAGCTCTGTCTCCGGTGTACGAGCAACCACATCCTGGCTTGGTCGAGGCGTATGAGCGAGACTACGACTCGAGCGACTAA
- the LOC131282295 gene encoding ATP-dependent RNA helicase me31b codes for MMTETLNSNNHLSQKGENNKVGDMGWKAKLKIPPKDTRIKTSDVTDTRGNEFEEFCLKRPLLMGIFEKGWEKPSPIQEAAIPIALVGKDILARAKNGTGKTGAYSIPVLEQVDPTRDYIQALIIVPTRELALQTSQICIELAKHMHIRVMVTTGGTNLKDDIMRIYQKVQVIIATPGRILDLMDKEVANMSQCRMLVLDEADKLLSQDFKGMLDHVIMRLPKERQILLFSATFPLSVKNFMEKHLRDPYEINLMEELTLKGVTQYYAFVQERQKVHCLNTLFSKLQINQSIIFCNSTQRVELLAKKITELGYCCYYIHARMQQAHRNRVFHDFRSGLCRNLVCSDLFTRGIDVQAVNVVINFDFPKMAETYLHRIGRSGRFGHLGIAINLITYEDRFDLHRIEKELGTEIKPIPKVIDPALYVPRPDDQNSTQEEQNVSK; via the exons ATGATGACGGAAACGTTGAATTCGAATAATCATCTCAGCCAGAAAGG cgAGAACAACAAAGTTGGTGACATGGGATGGAAGGCCAAACTTAAAATACCGCCCAAAGATACTAGAATTAAGACTAGT GATGTTACTGATACCCGAGGAAACGAGTTCGAGGAGTTCTGTCTTAAACGGCCACTGCTGATGGGCATCTTCGAGAAGGGATGGGAGAAGCCATCCCCGATCCAAGAGGCGGCCATTCCGATCGCACTCGTCGGCAAGGACATACTGGCCCGCGCGAAGAACGGTACCGGCAAGACGGGCGCGTACAGCATCCCTGTACTGGAGCAGGTCGACCCGACGCGGGACTACATTCAGGCGCTCATCATTGTGCCGACACGAGAGCTGGCCTTGCAGACGTCACAGATCTGCATCGAGCTGGCGAAGCACATGCACATCCGCGTCATGGTGACGACTGGCGGAACCAACTTGAAGGATGACATTATGAGAATCTACCAGAAAG TTCAAGTGATCATCGCCACGCCCGGTCGCATCCTCGATCTCATGGACAAAGAGGTGGCCAACATGTCGCAGTGTCGCATGCTAGTATTAGACGAAGCGGATAAGCTGCTATCGCAGGACTTTAAGGGCATGCTGGATCATGTCATAATGAGATTGCCAAAGGAGCGCCAGATCCTCCTGTTCTCTGCGACATTCCCCCTGAGCGTGAAGAACTTCATGGAGAAGCATCTGCGCGATCCGTACGAGATCAACCTGATGGAGGAGCTGACGCTGAAGGGCGTCACGCAGTACTACGCGTTCGTGCAGGAGCGCCAGAAGGTGCACTGCCTCAACACGCTCTTCTCGAAGCTGCAGATCAACCAGTCGATCATCTTCTGCAACTCGACGCAGCGTGTTGAGCTGCTGGCGAAAAAGATTACTGAGCTGGGCTACTGCTGCTACTACATTCACGCCCGCATGCAGCAAGCCCACCGGAACCGCGTGTTCCACGACTTCCGATCGGGTCTGTGCCGGAACCTGGTCTGCTCCGATCTGTTCACTCGTGGTATCGACGTACAGGCTGTGAATGTTGTTATTAACTTTGATTTCCCCAAGATGGCGGAGACCTACCTGCACAGAATCGGTAGATCCGGACGTTTCGGACATTTGG GTATCGCCATAAATCTAATCACCTACGAGGATCGTTTCGATCTTCATCGTATTGAGAAGGAGCTGGGTACGGAAATTAAGCCCATCCCGAAGGTGATCGATCCGGCGCTTTACGTTCCACGACCGGATGATCAGAATAGCACACAGGAAGAGCAAAACGTTAGTAAATAA